The genomic window GATGCTAAATACATGATCGAGGAAGTTGGGGCAGATGCCGCAATGGTCGGTCGTGCTGTACTTGGTAACTTGTGGAAACTAAATGCTATGGAGCATTACCTTGAAACAGGTGAGTTACTTCCAGAGCCAGAACCACGAGAAAAAATAAATACTGCTAAAATTCAGCTCGAACGTCTGGTAGACTTAAAGGGTGAGAAAGTCGGCGTTCCAGAATTCCGTCAACAAGCAGCTTATTATCTCAAAGGTATCCCACATGCTGTACGTACGCGTGCACAAGTGATGGAAGTAGATACTATGCAAGAAGTATTTGATATTCTGGATCGTTTCGTCGAAGACTACGAAAAACGCGAAGCTAGATCAAGTAGAGTTTCGTAGGAAAAGGGGAAGAAAATTTGAGCAATCGTAAAAAGCCAACTGGCGAAGAAAGACAAATGAACGACCAACTTAGAGTTCGTCGCGAAAAATTACAAGAATTATATGATGAAGGCGTTGATCCATTCGGTTCACGTTTTGAAAGAACAATGCTTGCCCAAGAAATCCACGACAAGTATGGCGATGAAGACAAGGAGACTCTTGAAGAACAAGATCTACCTGTAGTGATTGCCGGTCGTATGATGACTAAACGTGGTAAGGGTAAAGTTGGTTTTGCGGATATTAGAGACCGTTCTGGTAAGATCCAAATTTACGTTCGTAAGGATGAAGTCGGCGAAGAAAACTATCATATCTTCAAACGCGCCGATATTGGTGATCATCTAGGTATTCATGGTGAGATCATGAAAACTGATATGGGTGAATTAACTGTCAAGGCCACTCACATTACAATGTTGGCTAAATCATTGCGTCCATTACCTGATAAGTATCATGGTTTAACAAATGTTGAACAAATTTATCGTCAAAGATATTTGGACTTGATCGCCAATCCAGATAGTTTTGACCGTTTCAAAAAACGTACTAAGATCATTGCTGCTATTCGTGAATATTTGGATGGCGAGGGATTTATGTCGGTTGAAACACCAGTCTTAAATACTCAAGCTGGTGGTGCTAGTGCCCGTCCATTCATCACGCATCACAATGCTTTAAATATGGAAATGTATTTACGTATTGCGTTGGAATTACCATTAAAACGTTTGGTCGTTGGTGGATTCGAACGAGTATACGAAATTGGTCGTGCCTTTAGAAATGAAGGATTGGATACTCAACACAACCCTGAATATACTTCTCTTGAAACATATGCTGCTTACTGGGATATGACTGATGTAATGAAAGAAGTTGAAGGAATCTTTAGACATGCTGCTGATAAAGCTTTAGGAACTCAAAAATTCACTTATCAAGGTGAAGAAGTTGATTTAAGCAAGCCTTTCAAACGTATCAAGATGGTTGATGCTATTAAGGAACAAACTGGCGTTGACTTTAGTCAAGACATGGATCTTGAACAAGCACGTAAGCTTGCTGATGAGAAGGGCGTTCATTATGAACAATTCTGGGGAGTAGGGCATATCATTGCTGCGTTCTTTGATGAGTTTGTTGAAGATACTTTAAAAGAACCAACATTTGTTTATGAATATCCACTAGAAGTTTCTCCATTGGCTAAGAAGTCAAAGGATAATCCAGAATTCACAGATCGTTTTGAATGCTACATTTTAGGTCATGAATTTGGTAATGCCTTTACCGAGCTAAATGACCCAATTGATCAAAAACAACGTTTTGAAGCACAAGCTGAAGAGCGTGAACAAGGAAACGATGAAGCCGAACATATCGATGATGACTTCGTTGAAGCACTTGAATATGGTATGCCACCAACTGGTGGACTAGGAATTGGTGTTGATCGTCTAGTTATGTTATTAACAGACGCACCTTCAATTCGTGACGTGATCTTGTTCCCAACAATGAGACCAGAAGACAATAAAGAAAACGAAGAATAAATATTAAGCCATGACGTTGAGTCATGGCTTTTTTGCTGGATTGGCTTAGTTTAGAGTCCTTTGAAAATATCTTCAAAAAATTTGCTTTTTTACGTTGACAATCATTTAAACTATTAGGTATACTAATATAGTTGTTTCGCAAGACATGGAGGATTAGCTCAGCTGGGAGAGCATCTGCCTTACAAGCAGGAGGTCACAGGTTCGATCCCTGTATCCTCCATTAAGCAATTAATGCTTAATGGTTTCATAGTTTTGCGGGTGTGGCGGAATTGGCAGACGCGCTAGATTTAGGTTCTAGTGTCCAATGGACATGAAGGTTCAAGTCCTTTCACCCGTATTGTATTAAAATAAATGGTAATGCAAAATGTTGCCGACTTAGCTCAGTTGGCAGAGCATCTGTCTTGTAAACAGGGGGTCGGAAGTTCGAATCTTCTAGTCGGCATTTTGCGGAAGTAGTTCAGTGGTAGAACATCACCTTGCCATGGTGGGGGTCGCGGGTTCGAATCCCGTCTTCCGCTTCATTCAAAGAGTTATGAGAAGTTAGATATTTCTCATAACTCTTTTTGTTTTAACTGGAGAAAATAACTTAAGAGTAATAACATTATATATGACAGTAATTTGCTGTGTAATAAAACGGGAAGTAGCTCAGCTTGGTAGAGCACCACGTTCGGGACGTGGGGGTCGCAAGTTCAAATCTTGTTTTCCCGATTCAGAATAATCAATCCGAGAGGATTGATTATTTTTGTTCTAAAAAGGATCTAATACTTTACAAACTATGAAGTAAATATTAATATAGTTGTCCTTAAACTCTTCATAATCTCTAAATATTCAACATACAAATTTTCAATTTATCAAGAATTAAGATGGTTATTATTTTGCACCCGGTCAGATAGTTGGTAAAATAACACATAAGAACATGAATATTTTTTTGAACCAATTTGTATGAATTACAACATAACAATGTTATTGTTGCTTTAGATTCTATTAGGGAATATTTAAGAGCGAAAGTTTAGGAGATTGCATATTGCTTGCAATTTTATTCATGAGAATTATACTTTCATCACAAGTAAATTAATAAGTCGAGGTAACTAATATGGACAAAGTGTTTACCGAAAGCGCGAAAAACGCACTTGTTTTGGCTCAAGAGCAGGCCAAGACATTTCATCATAATGCTGTTGGAACTGAACACATTTTACTAGGTCTAACCATGGAAAATGATGGTATTGCAGGAATTACTTTGCGAGATTTAGCTGTTAGTGATCGAGACGTTCAAGAAGAAATCGAACATTTGACTGGATATGGCGATACTTCAGCTAATGCTGCAAGTGGTATTTACTTGCCATACTCACCAAAAGGTCAACAAATCTTATCAAGTTCAGAGACTGTTTCAAATCAATATAGTTCAAGCAGAATCGGAACAGAGCATATTTTATTAGCAATCTTAGATGATTCTGATAATTTAGCAAACAGAATTTTGACCAACTTAGGTCTTAGTTTAACTAAAACTAAAAATCTACTACTAAGTAAAATGGGAATGAGCAATAAGACTGCTCGTCGTGGATTAGGAATAAATCAAAAGAAGAAGACTGCCCAAGCAGGTACTCCAACGCTAGATTCCCTTGCACGTGACTTAACAAAATTAGCTTCAGACAACCGTGTTGACCCAGTTGTAGGTCGTGCTAAAGAAGTTGAAAGAACTATCCAGATCCTCAGTCGTCGTACTAAGAACAACCCTGTTCTTGTCGGTGAACCTGGTGTTGGTAAGACTGCCATCGTTGAAGGATTGGCCGAGGCAATCGTTGCTAAAGATGTTCCTTCTGATATGCAAAACAAACGAATCATGATGTTAGATATGGGCTCACTCGTTGCCGGTACTAAGTATCGTGGTGAATTTGAAGATCGTTTGAAGAAAATCATTGAAGAGATCTATGCTGACAAGCATGTCATCTTATTCATTGATGAATTGCATACTTTGATTGGTGCCGGTGGTGCTGAGGGTGCCATTGATGCTTCGAATATCTTGAAACCTGCACTAGCTCGTGGAGAACTTCAACTTATTGGTGCAACTACATCAAATGAATATCAAAAGTACATTGAAAAAGATACAGCCTTAGAGCGTCGTTTTGCTAAGGTCTACGTTGAAGAACCAACTGCTGAAGAATCGATTCAGATTCTTGATGGTTTACGTCCACGTTACGAACAACATCATGGATTGACTATTTCTGACGAAGCGGTCAAAGCTGCCGTTAGATTATCAACTAGATACTTAACTAACCGTTTCTTGCCAGATAAGGCAATTGATTTAATGGATGAAGCTTCAGCTAAAGTTCGTATCCACAACAGTGAGAATAACAATGAGCTTGAAAAATTAAACACTAAATCACTAGAATTGATCGATGAAAAGAATGCCGCCATTATGAATCAAGACTTTGGCAAGGCAGCTCAAATTCGTGAGAAGGAACAAGATCTTCAAGAAAAGATTGAAAGCTACAAACAAGAACAAGCTAACGGCAAACACAAGAAGCCAGTCGTTACTGAAGAAGACATTGCCGAGATCATTGCTGACTGGACCGGAGTTCCTGTTAAGCAGATCACCCGTAAGGAAAGTGAACGTCTGCTTAATCTTGAAAAAGAATTGCATAAACGCGTTATTGGACAAGATGATGCAATCAGCGCTGTATCAAGAGCTATCCGTCGTGCCAGAAGTGGTATGAAAGACCCAGATCGTCCAATCGGTTCATTCATGTTCTTAGGACCTACCGGTGTTGGTAAGACTGAGTTAGCCAAATCAATTGCTGAAGTAATGTTTGGCTCAGAAGATAACTTGATCCGTGTCGATATGTCAGAATACATGGAACAATACAGTACTTCAAAACTGATTGGTTCAGCTCCTGGATACGTTGGATTTGATGATGGTGGTCAATTAACTGAAAAAGTTAGAAATGAACCTTATTCAGTTATCCTTCTAGATGAGGTTGAAAAAGCTCATCCAGATGTCTTCAACATCTTGTTACAAGTACTAGATGATGGTATTTTGACAGATGCAAAGGGACGTAAGGTCGACTTTAGAAATACGATCATTATCATGACTTCTAACTTGGGTGCACGTTCACTTGAAGATGACAAAGAAGTTGGTTTCGGTGCTAAAGATGTCACAACTGACTTTAAGGAAAT from Companilactobacillus sp. includes these protein-coding regions:
- a CDS encoding ATP-dependent Clp protease ATP-binding subunit, yielding MDKVFTESAKNALVLAQEQAKTFHHNAVGTEHILLGLTMENDGIAGITLRDLAVSDRDVQEEIEHLTGYGDTSANAASGIYLPYSPKGQQILSSSETVSNQYSSSRIGTEHILLAILDDSDNLANRILTNLGLSLTKTKNLLLSKMGMSNKTARRGLGINQKKKTAQAGTPTLDSLARDLTKLASDNRVDPVVGRAKEVERTIQILSRRTKNNPVLVGEPGVGKTAIVEGLAEAIVAKDVPSDMQNKRIMMLDMGSLVAGTKYRGEFEDRLKKIIEEIYADKHVILFIDELHTLIGAGGAEGAIDASNILKPALARGELQLIGATTSNEYQKYIEKDTALERRFAKVYVEEPTAEESIQILDGLRPRYEQHHGLTISDEAVKAAVRLSTRYLTNRFLPDKAIDLMDEASAKVRIHNSENNNELEKLNTKSLELIDEKNAAIMNQDFGKAAQIREKEQDLQEKIESYKQEQANGKHKKPVVTEEDIAEIIADWTGVPVKQITRKESERLLNLEKELHKRVIGQDDAISAVSRAIRRARSGMKDPDRPIGSFMFLGPTGVGKTELAKSIAEVMFGSEDNLIRVDMSEYMEQYSTSKLIGSAPGYVGFDDGGQLTEKVRNEPYSVILLDEVEKAHPDVFNILLQVLDDGILTDAKGRKVDFRNTIIIMTSNLGARSLEDDKEVGFGAKDVTTDFKEMQSRIDSELKKFFRPEFLNRIDETIVFKALNKEQLKSIAKIMSNNLRKRLAERNIELSISPSAYDDLVKDGYNPEYGARPMRRTIQREIEDPVSELLLMNNITEGDTIKVGSKKGKIDITIAKPKSSNSKKNKNNQKSDDKVKN
- the lysS gene encoding lysine--tRNA ligase, with protein sequence MNDQLRVRREKLQELYDEGVDPFGSRFERTMLAQEIHDKYGDEDKETLEEQDLPVVIAGRMMTKRGKGKVGFADIRDRSGKIQIYVRKDEVGEENYHIFKRADIGDHLGIHGEIMKTDMGELTVKATHITMLAKSLRPLPDKYHGLTNVEQIYRQRYLDLIANPDSFDRFKKRTKIIAAIREYLDGEGFMSVETPVLNTQAGGASARPFITHHNALNMEMYLRIALELPLKRLVVGGFERVYEIGRAFRNEGLDTQHNPEYTSLETYAAYWDMTDVMKEVEGIFRHAADKALGTQKFTYQGEEVDLSKPFKRIKMVDAIKEQTGVDFSQDMDLEQARKLADEKGVHYEQFWGVGHIIAAFFDEFVEDTLKEPTFVYEYPLEVSPLAKKSKDNPEFTDRFECYILGHEFGNAFTELNDPIDQKQRFEAQAEEREQGNDEAEHIDDDFVEALEYGMPPTGGLGIGVDRLVMLLTDAPSIRDVILFPTMRPEDNKENEE